The Lycium ferocissimum isolate CSIRO_LF1 chromosome 1, AGI_CSIRO_Lferr_CH_V1, whole genome shotgun sequence genome includes a region encoding these proteins:
- the LOC132060910 gene encoding aspartokinase 2, chloroplastic-like, giving the protein MTTISNSIFKRSLHFRKLDFVASASGLSKCFAVPAYRARGLARRVICNAQAADIVQLKEAINNEVFYVCVGELTLVMKFGGSSLASSERMKEVVDLILRFCQERPVIVLSAMGKTTNNLLLAGKKAVTCGVYSVAELQELSFVKELHLSCKSCPLS; this is encoded by the exons ATGACAACAATCTCaaattctattttcaaaagaagctTGCACTTCAGGAAGCTTGATTTTGTCGCCTCTGCTTCTGGGCTAAGTAAATGTTTTGCAGTTCCTGCATATCGCGCAAGAGGGCTTGCACGGAGAGTGATTTGCAACGCACAAGCAGCTGATATTGTTCAGCTTAAAGAAGCCATCAATAATGAAGTTTTTTAtgtttgtgtaggagaattaacgCTTGTAATGAAATTTGGTGGGTCGTCATTAGCCTCATCAGAAAGGATGAAAGAAGTAGTTGATCTTATTTTGAGATTTTGCCAAGAGAGGCCTGTCATTGTTCTCTCTGCTATGGGAAAGACGACAAACAACCTTTTACTG GCTGGTAAAAAAGCCGTCACATGTGGTGTTTACAGTGTAGCTGAGCTGCAAGAGTTGTCCTTTGTAAAGGAACTTCATCTTAGCTGCAAGAGTTGTCCTTTGTCCTAA
- the LOC132056751 gene encoding LOW QUALITY PROTEIN: beta-galactosidase 9-like (The sequence of the model RefSeq protein was modified relative to this genomic sequence to represent the inferred CDS: inserted 2 bases in 1 codon), translating to MAVPVMSRKKALISLPSVLTALSIHLVIVAGEYFKPFNVTYDHRALIIGGKRRILISIXIHYPRATPEMWPKLIARSKEGGADVIETYTFWNGHEPVRGQYNFEGRYDIVKFAKLVGSHGLYLFLRIGPYACAEWNFGGFPVWLRDKPGIEFRTDNAPFKEEMERYVKKIVDLMIAESLFSWQGGPIILLQIENEYGNIESSFGPKGKTYMKWAAEMAVGLGAGVPWVMCRQTDAPEYIIDTCNAYYCDAFRPNSEKKPKIWTENWDGWFADWGERLPHRPSEDIAFAIARFFQRGGSLQNYYMYFGGTNFGRTAGGPTQITSYDYDAPLDEYGLLRQPKWGHLKDLHAAIKLCEPALVAADSPQYIKLGPKQEAHVYRGIPHINGQYLSLNESICAAFIANIDEHESAAVKFYGHEYTLSPWSVSILPDCRNTAFNTAKVGAQTSIKTVGSDSVSFGNNSLFPQLIIKSKLESISQSWMTLKEPLGVWGDRNFTSKGILEHLNVTKDQSDYLWYLTRYFNL from the exons ATGGCAGTACCTGTGATGAGTAGAAAAAAAGCTCTGATCAGTCTACCGTCAGTACTAACGGCGTTAAGTATACACTTAGTGATTGTCGCAGGCGAGTATTTCAAGCCGTTTAATGTCACTTACGATCATCGTGCTCTTATCATCGGCGGTAAACGCCGTATTCTTATCTCTAT TATTCACTATCCACGTGCTACACCTGAG ATGTGGCCTAAATTGATAGCTAGGAGCAAAGAAGGCGGTGCAGATGTCATTGAGACTTATACATTTTGGAATGGTCATGAGCCAGTGAGAGGACAG TATAACTTCGAAGGAAGATATGATATTGTCAAGTTCGCAAAGCTAGTCGGGTCTCATGGACTATATCTCTTTCTTCGAATAGGTCCATATGCTTGTGCAGAATGGAATTTCGG GGGCTTTCCAGTATGGCTTCGTGATAAACCTGGAATAGAATTTCGAACGGATAATGCACCATTCAAG GAGGAGATGGAGCGCTATGTTAAAAAGATAGTTGATCTTATGATAGCTGAGTCACTCTTTTCGTGGCAAGGTGGTCCGATCATTTTGTTGCAG ATtgaaaatgaatatggaaatattgaaagcTCATTTGGTCCCAAGGGGAAGACATATATGAAGTGGGCTGCTGAAATGGCTGTTGGTCTTGGCGCTGGTGTTCCATGGGTCATGTGCAGGCAAACTGATGCTCCAGAATACATC ATAGATACTTGCAATGCCTACTACTGTGATGCGTTCAGGCCAAATTCTGAGAAGAAACCGAAAATTTGGACTGAGAATTGGGATGGATG GTTTGCAGACTGGGGAGAAAGACTCCCACATAGGCCTTCCGAGGATATTGCATTTGCGATTGCTCGTTTCTTTCAGCGTGGGGGCAGCCTGCAGAACTATTATATG TATTTTGGTGGGACAAACTTTGGCCGGACTGCAGGAGGCCCAACTCAAATCACTAGCTATGATTATGATGCTCCACTTGATGAATATG GACTACTACGTCAACCTAAATGGGGCCATTTGAAGGATCTGCATGCTGCTATCAAGCTTTGTGAACCCGCTCTTGTCGCTGCTGATTCTCCTCAGTATATTAAACTGGGACCAAAACAAGAG GCACATGTCTATCGTGGAATTCCCCACATCAATGGCCAATATCTGTCCTTGAATGAAAGCATATGCGCTGCATTTATTGCCAATATTGATGAACATGAATCAGCAGCTGTGAAATTTTATGGTCACGAGTACACTTTATCTCCATGGTCAGTGAGTATTCTGCCAGATTGCAGAAACACAGCTTTCAACACAGCTAAG GTGGGGGCACAAACTTCAATCAAAACAGTGGGCTCTGATTCTGTTTCATTTGGGAATAATTCTTTGTTTCcacaattaattattaaaaGCAAACTCGAAAGTATTTCACAATCTTGGATGACACTGAAGGAGCCACTTGGAGTGTGGGGTGACAGAAATTTCACTTCTAAAGGGATACTGGAGCATCTGAATGTGACAAAAGACCAGTCTGATTACTTGTGGTATCTGACCAGGtatttcaacttataa
- the LOC132057088 gene encoding subtilisin-like protease SBT3.16: MMEEKGLNQTMVEELYDLSPLDDHGHGTHVAYTAAGSYVNDVQYYGLNMGTARGGAPLARLAIYKVCWTDKETQYCGSADALAGIDDAIKDGVDILSASIGDDCVLSEVDFFESLLGIGSFHAVSHGISFIAAGGNSGPESSTISNTSPWMINVAASNDDREIVTPLTLGNNKTILAAQGIFKGKEQAFAPLVIFENITNYNEVKSIANEVKGKVLMLFFQNQIDIIFSLLTLKLTGVLALIVSTPPLNENIDYNQTHGVPIPFFSVDVEQGNQIFDYFQQCKSNKQDPMIKLGQSEVFEGKKIFLKVPKFSSRGPNSFTPEILKVNI; encoded by the exons ATGATGGAAGAAAAGGGACTAAACCAGACAATGGTCGAAGAATTATATGATTTATCACCATTAGATGACCACGGGCATGGTACACATGTTGCCTATACAGCTGCTGGTTCTTATGTTAACGATGTTCAATATTATGGTCTTAACATGGGGACAGCACGAGGAGGAGCACCACTTGCGCGATTGGCTATTTATAAG GTCTGTTGGACAGATAAGGAAACTCAATATTGTGGTAGTGCTGATGCTCTTGCTGGTATTGATGATGCTATAAAAGATGGGGTTGACATATTGTCAGCATCTATTGGTGATGATTGTGTCTTGTCTGAAGTCGATTTTTTTGAAAGTCTTTTGGGGATAGGATCTTTTCATGCAGTATCCCATGGCATATCTTTTATTGCTGCTGGAGGAAATAGTGGACCTGAATCAAGCACAATCAGCAATACTTCTCCATGGATGATAAATGTTGCGGCTAGCAATGACGATAGAGAAATTGTTACTCCTTTAACACTTGGCAACAACAAGACTATACTA GCCGCTCAAGGAATTTTTAAAGGGAAGGAACAAGCCTTTGCTCCTTTGgtcatttttgaaaatataacaaa TTATAATGAAGTCAAATCTATTGCCAATGAAGTGAAAGGAAAAGTTCTAATGCTTTTCTTTCAAAACCAAATtgatataattttttctttgcTGACTCTAAAACTTACTGGGGTTTTGGCTCTGATTGTTTCTACTCCCCCTCTTAACGAAAACATTGACTATAATCAAACTCATGGTGTCCCTATACCCTTTTTTTCCGTTGATGTGGAGCAAGGAAACcaaatatttgattattttcaaCAATGTAAATCGAA TAAGCAAGATCCTATGATTAAATTGGGTCAATCTGAAGTTTTTGAGGGGAAGAAGATATTTCTAAAAGTGCCTAAGTTCTCATCAAGAGGCCCGAATTCCTTTACTCCAGAAATTTTGAAggtaaatatataa